GCTACGGCAGGAAAGGCAGGCAACGGACCGATGACCGTCCTGGAGACCACCGGGCTGACCATCACGCTCAACGGACAGCCGCTCGTTCGCGACGTCTCGTTCGGCCTCGACGCCCGCGACCGGGTCGGCCTCATCGGCGAATCCGGTTCGGGCAAATCGCTGACCGCGCTGGCGCTGCTGGGGCTGCTACCGCCGGGCATGCGCACGAGCGGCCGCCTCCTCATCGACGGCGAGGACCACCTCGGCGCGCCGGACCGGCAGTGGCGTCGGGTCCGCGGCCGCACCGTCAGCATGGTGTTCCAGGAGCCCCTGACCGCCCTGGACCCGCTGATGCCGGTCGGCCGCCAGATCGCCGGTCCGGTACGGCTGCACCAGGGCCTCAACCGCAGCGACGCCGAGCGCCGCGCGATCGAATGGTGCGACCGGGTGCACCTGCCTGACCCGGCCCGGCTGGCACGGGCCCTGCCGCACGAACTCTCCGGTGGCCAGCGACAGCGGGTGGCCCTGGCGATGGCCCTCGCCTGCCGGCCCCGGGTGCTCATCGCCGACGAGCCGACGACCGCACTCGACGTGACCGTACAGGCGCAGATCCTCACCCTGCTCGACGAGCTGATCGAGGAGACCGGGGTGGGCCTGCTGTTCATCAGCCACGACCTGCCGGTCGTCGCCGGACTGGCCCGCCATCTCCTGGTCATGCGCACGGGCCGGTTGGTCGAATCCGGCCCGGTCGACGACGTGCTGCGCCGGCCTCGCTCCGACTACGCCCGGCAGCTCGTCGCGAGCGCCGCCCGGGTGACCCGGCTGGCCCCGACCGTGCCCAGGGAGGACCGATGAGCGATCCGATTCTCAGCGGCCATCAGCTCACCCGATGGTTCCCGGGCCGTACCCACCCGGCGCTCGACGGGGTGGACGTCACCGTGCGCCCGGGGACCAGTCTCGGGATCGTCGGCGAGTCGGGCGCCGGGAAGTCGACCCTGCTGCGGCAGCTGCTCGGTGTGGACCGCCCGACCTCGGGCGAGATCCGCTTCGCCGGCCAGCCCCTCGACCGGGTTCAAAACCGCGCGTTCCGTCGGCAGGTCCAGGTCGTCTTCCAGGACCCCCGGTCGTCGCTGAACCCCCGCATGTCGGTCGCGTCGATCGTCGCCGAGCCGCTGCGCTCGCTGCGCATCGGTACGGACCGGGCGGCCCGCGCCGAGCGCGTCGCCGAGGTGCTCACCGCGGTAGGGCTGCGCCCGGAAGACGGACGGCGCTACCCGCACGAGTTCTCCGGCGGCCAGCGCCAGCGCATCGCCATCGCGCGGGCGCTCGCACCGGCCCCGCGGATCCTGCTCGCCGACGAGCCCGTCAGCGCCCTCGACGTCTCGGTCCGGCTGCAGATCATCGACCTGCTGAAGGATCTCGTTGACCGGCTCGGGCTCACGCTGGTGCTGGTCTCGCACGACCTGGCGATCGTCAGCCAGCTGTGCCAGGAGGTGCTCGTCATGCGCCACGGCCGCGTCGTCGAGCGCGGCGCGACTGCGGACGTGCTGACCAACCCCGCCGACGAGTACACCCGTGCCCTGCTGGCTGCCATCCCGCAGCTGCCTGTCGACCTGGTGGAGGAACTGTGACCTTTGTTGATCAGTGGCAGACCTGGCATGCCGACCGTGAAACGGCCGTGTCGGCGCCGGGCGGGGACCTCACGCTGACCGGCACTCACTGGCTAATGGGGCGCACCGAGATCGACGGGATTCCCGGCACCTGGTGGGCCGACGGAACCGACGTACGGGTGTCCGGTGCCGAAGGCCTGCTCGTTGGCGGCGTACCGACCGCCGAGGGCCTGCTGCGCCCCGACCAGCGACTCATGGTGGGCGATGTCGAACTGAAGATCATCCGCCGCGGCGCCGACGTGGCGGTACGGACCTACGACCCACATGCGCCGGCGGTGCGCCGGTTCGCCGGCATCGACGCGTTCGGCCCCGACCCCGCCTGGGTGGTGGCCGCCGAGTTCACCCCGGCCGACGCCGACCAGACGGTGCGCACCGAACACAGCCACTCCGACCGGCTGGTGGACTACCCGGTCGTCGGCACGTTCGCCTTCACCGTTGGCGGCCAGCACGCCGAGTTGGTCGCGCTGTACACCGGCCACGAGGGCGAAGCGCACCTCACCTTCCGGGACGCCACCAGTGGACGGGAGAGCTACGGCGCGGCCCGGTTCCTGTTTCTGCCCCTGCCGGCGGCAGCGGGCCCGGTCACGCTGGACTTCAACCGCGTCACCCTGCCGCCGTGTGCGTTCTCCGATGCCTTCATCTGTCCGCTGCCACCCCCGGGGAACGTGCTGCCGTTCGCCGTCCGGGCTGGCGAAAGGGCAGTGCTTTGATCAGCCAGCCGGCCAGGTGCTGATGGCGAAGCTCAGGTCAGGTCGCCGAGCCGCCGGCATTCCGGATCATCTGGCGCAGCACCTTCAGCGCGATGACGTGGTCGGCCGCCGGGTGGCTCGGACTTTACGACGCACGCTAGTAGGTCGGTCCTCCAGCGACGGTCACGTAGATGTCCTGGTCGTGAAGTTGTTCCAACCGAGGACTCCTGCCCGTCAGTCGATCGGTGTCACGGCCTTGCATCGAGGAATCGCCTGATTGCAGCCGCGACGGCTTGGTGGTCTTCGAGCATCGGTAGGTGCCCCGTATTCAGGTCGTTCTGCCAGGCGGCGCCGAGTCGCTGGGCGCATCGTTGTTGCAGCGCCATCGGCAGCTCATGGTCACCGGTGGTGCGCAGGTAACCGCGCCACCCGCTCCACGACCGGTGAGCGGTCCGGTCTCGATAGAGGGCGGGTGACTCGGGCGTGAAGTCGGCGATGATGCGGTCGGCGACCTCCTCGTCCAGACCATGGGCGAGGCCACGTCTGATCGCCGAGGCCGGCGGCCGGGTCCCGGCGAATCGCATCGCGGCACTGAGCACCCACCGGTTCGGCACCGGCATCGCCGAGATGAACGATCCTCCCGGCTGCGGGATGACGGCACTGATCGCCAGGAACGCGCTGACGCGTTCGGGCACGAGCCGGGCGACTTCGGCGCCGATCACACCACCGGCCGAGTGCGCGACGATCGCGTACCCACCCGGCGGTGCGGAGTCGATGACCGCCTGGGCGTAGTCGCGCAACCGGGCTCGGCCGCCCTGCGGTCGGGAAGCGACCCAGGTCTGCTGCCCTTCGCCGAGGTCGCGGCGGACGTCATCCCAGATCCAGGCGGGAAGCCCGGCGCCGCTGAGGAACATGATCGGTTCGCGTGAAGTGCTCATGGCACCATCGTCACCCCCAGCAATGTCACCGGTATGTCACTATTTATTGGATGAAGCGCACCGACCGTCTCTACGCCTTGCGTGAGGAACTGCGGCGCGCGGGGCCCGCCGGGCGCTCGGCGGAACGACTCGCCGAGGTCTTCGAGGTCAGCGTCCGCACCATCAAACGAGACATTTCGACTCTGCAACACGGCGGCTTCCCGGTCTGGGCTCGACCCGGACCCGGTGGCGGCTACGTCGTTGACGCCGCCGCGACCCTCCCGCCGGTGAACTTCACCGACGCCGAGGTCTCCGGCCTCGCCGCCGCCGTGGCCGCCCACCGCGGACAGCCCTTCGACAGCCACGCCCGTGCCGCCCTCGTCAAGGTGCTCAGCGTGATGGACACCCGCGCGCGAGAAGACGCCACCGCGTTGAACGGTCGTGTCTGGATCGACCACACCGACACACCCGGCGACGCCCGGACTCGACACGCGATCGAGCAGGCACTCCACGCACAACGCGTCCTCGTCGTGGATTACCGCGACCGGCATGGCACGCCTACCACCCGGCAACTCGATCCCGTGCTCCTGGCCCGCACCCGAGGACACTGGTACCTCGTCGGGCACTGCCACACTCGTCAAGCGATCCGCTGGCTCCGCCTCGACCGCGTGAGCGCCGCACGCCTGACCACCCAGCCCGCCACTCGTATCCCCATCGAAGCCGTTGGCACGCCGCCCACCACCGCCCAAGCCATCGCCGAACTGTGACGCCATCCACCATCGCCGACCACTCCGCTACTACGGTCGCCCGACTGACAAGCATGGATTTCGAGCTGAGCCATCCCAAGGCAGCACGGCCGTCGACGGGCCAGTAGTCGAGCCTACTGGGCGGGTTGCTCCGCGTACGGACGCCTCCGCTCCGCCCACCTCACGACGGGGGGCGTCACCAGACCCGCCACGACGAACACTCCGCCGAGCAGGAGCCAGCCGGGCACTCCCCAGGCGATGCAGCACAGCGCCAGCACGGAGGGAGCAAACACGTTCGCGAGGCCGGCTGCGAATCCGAACAGCCCCATGTACTGCCCTTGGGCGTGGGCGGGGGCGAGGCTGAATCGGAGTTCCAGTGAGCCCGCCGTGTGCCACAGTTCACCGATCGTATGAACAACGATGCCCATCACGATGCCGGCGAGGGCAAGCCACGAGGGAAGCCCTGCCGCTGCGGCCATCGCGGCCATGCCGATGAAGAACGCCATACCCGAACGGCGCAGGGCTTTCCCCGCGGCGACGTTGCCATCGACCCCTCGACTGGCCCTGACTTGGAGCAGTACCACCAGAGCGGTATTGACCAGCGCTGCTGCGCCGACCAGCCAACGGGGCGCGTCGGTGTGCCGGACGATCCAGAGCGGCAGGGCGAATAGCAGCACCTGGTGGTGAATCGACATGATGCCGTCAAGCACGGTGACGGCGAGATACCCGCGATCCTTCACCGCCTCCCAGCGGTTGGCCGTTGGCGGCACGGGGACGGGCGGTAGCGACGGCAGCGCCGAAATGATGCCGGCACTCGCCACGAAACTGAGCGCGTTACCCAGCACGAGGGCCAGGTAGGCCGGACGTGTGTCGAACTGCACGGCGAAGCCGGCAGCCACGGCAGCGCAACTCCCCGCGAGATTCGCGACCGAGCGTAGGTAGGCGCGGTACCTGGTCAGGCTGTCGCCGCCGACTCCGCGAACCAGCGGGCCGCGCGCCGCGCCCCCTGCTGACCTGGCGAGTTCACCCAGGCACAGCGCCACCAGGACCAGCCAGAACGACTGCACGAGCACCAGCGCCGCCATCGCCGCACCCTGAATGACGAGCGTCCAGAGGTAAACCTCTCGCGGCCCTCGCCGGTCGGCGAGATGCCCGACCGGCACACCAGCAAAAAGACCAACAGCAGCCGCGATGCCCATTCCTAGACCGACTTGAGCCAATGGGAGCCCGACGACGCGGGTGAAGAAAAGCGCGGCGCTGACCATAAAGACGCCACTGCCAATCATGTTGACGAACGTCGCCAGCGCGAGAATCTGCTGTGGACGCGTCTCGGGAATCAGTCCGCGTCGGACCAGCGTCGACCGTCCTCGCTCGTTGTCGCCGACCAATTCCGGTCCGGACGGTTGACCAGCTTTTTGGTCCTGTAGTGCCTGCACAGATCTGGGATCCTTCCCTTGGGCCAGCTCGGCGAATCTAGTGAGATTGCCTTGTGCTTGCCATCAGCATCCCGGCCGATACCGAACATGATGGGTCCCTGCTAGGTTTATTGGTGTCAAGCAGAGGGTGTCTGTCGCCCGC
This sequence is a window from Micromonospora sp. NBRC 110009. Protein-coding genes within it:
- a CDS encoding ATP-binding cassette domain-containing protein yields the protein MTVLETTGLTITLNGQPLVRDVSFGLDARDRVGLIGESGSGKSLTALALLGLLPPGMRTSGRLLIDGEDHLGAPDRQWRRVRGRTVSMVFQEPLTALDPLMPVGRQIAGPVRLHQGLNRSDAERRAIEWCDRVHLPDPARLARALPHELSGGQRQRVALAMALACRPRVLIADEPTTALDVTVQAQILTLLDELIEETGVGLLFISHDLPVVAGLARHLLVMRTGRLVESGPVDDVLRRPRSDYARQLVASAARVTRLAPTVPREDR
- a CDS encoding ATP-binding cassette domain-containing protein, with protein sequence MSDPILSGHQLTRWFPGRTHPALDGVDVTVRPGTSLGIVGESGAGKSTLLRQLLGVDRPTSGEIRFAGQPLDRVQNRAFRRQVQVVFQDPRSSLNPRMSVASIVAEPLRSLRIGTDRAARAERVAEVLTAVGLRPEDGRRYPHEFSGGQRQRIAIARALAPAPRILLADEPVSALDVSVRLQIIDLLKDLVDRLGLTLVLVSHDLAIVSQLCQEVLVMRHGRVVERGATADVLTNPADEYTRALLAAIPQLPVDLVEEL
- a CDS encoding DUF1684 domain-containing protein → MTFVDQWQTWHADRETAVSAPGGDLTLTGTHWLMGRTEIDGIPGTWWADGTDVRVSGAEGLLVGGVPTAEGLLRPDQRLMVGDVELKIIRRGADVAVRTYDPHAPAVRRFAGIDAFGPDPAWVVAAEFTPADADQTVRTEHSHSDRLVDYPVVGTFAFTVGGQHAELVALYTGHEGEAHLTFRDATSGRESYGAARFLFLPLPAAAGPVTLDFNRVTLPPCAFSDAFICPLPPPGNVLPFAVRAGERAVL
- a CDS encoding alpha/beta fold hydrolase is translated as MSTSREPIMFLSGAGLPAWIWDDVRRDLGEGQQTWVASRPQGGRARLRDYAQAVIDSAPPGGYAIVAHSAGGVIGAEVARLVPERVSAFLAISAVIPQPGGSFISAMPVPNRWVLSAAMRFAGTRPPASAIRRGLAHGLDEEVADRIIADFTPESPALYRDRTAHRSWSGWRGYLRTTGDHELPMALQQRCAQRLGAAWQNDLNTGHLPMLEDHQAVAAAIRRFLDARP
- a CDS encoding helix-turn-helix transcriptional regulator — protein: MKRTDRLYALREELRRAGPAGRSAERLAEVFEVSVRTIKRDISTLQHGGFPVWARPGPGGGYVVDAAATLPPVNFTDAEVSGLAAAVAAHRGQPFDSHARAALVKVLSVMDTRAREDATALNGRVWIDHTDTPGDARTRHAIEQALHAQRVLVVDYRDRHGTPTTRQLDPVLLARTRGHWYLVGHCHTRQAIRWLRLDRVSAARLTTQPATRIPIEAVGTPPTTAQAIAEL
- a CDS encoding MFS transporter, with amino-acid sequence MQALQDQKAGQPSGPELVGDNERGRSTLVRRGLIPETRPQQILALATFVNMIGSGVFMVSAALFFTRVVGLPLAQVGLGMGIAAAVGLFAGVPVGHLADRRGPREVYLWTLVIQGAAMAALVLVQSFWLVLVALCLGELARSAGGAARGPLVRGVGGDSLTRYRAYLRSVANLAGSCAAVAAGFAVQFDTRPAYLALVLGNALSFVASAGIISALPSLPPVPVPPTANRWEAVKDRGYLAVTVLDGIMSIHHQVLLFALPLWIVRHTDAPRWLVGAAALVNTALVVLLQVRASRGVDGNVAAGKALRRSGMAFFIGMAAMAAAAGLPSWLALAGIVMGIVVHTIGELWHTAGSLELRFSLAPAHAQGQYMGLFGFAAGLANVFAPSVLALCCIAWGVPGWLLLGGVFVVAGLVTPPVVRWAERRRPYAEQPAQ